The DNA region AGTCTGTATTCACGGAGATATTTAACCGGATCAATACCGGCTTTTTCAAACTGCCCCTTAACCGGTCTGGTTAAATGTTTTTCCTTGACAGCGCCGTATCCGATTTGTACAGCATTGTAACCGTCAGTCTCAACAGTCTTTACACCTACGACAACATTCGGGAGAACTTCTACAACAGTAACCGGAACGAGGTCGCCGTTTTCAGCAAACACCTGAGACATTCCTAATTTTGTTCCCAAAATAGCTTTAGACATCTTTGCACCTCCTTACACTTTGATTTCAATGCTGACGCCGGCCGGAAGTTCCAGTCTCATCAGCGCGTCTGCCGTCTTTTTAGACGGATCAAGGATATCAATCAGCCTCTTGTGGATACGCATTTCAAACTGTTCACGGCTGTCCTTGTTGACATGCGGAGAACGGAGAATGGTATACACATTCTTCTCGGTAGGGAGCGGAATCGGCCCTGAGACTGTGGATCCTGTTCTTTTGGCAGTTTCCACGATTTTCGCCGCACTCTGATCAATCGCTTTGTGATCATAGCCTTTCAGGCGAATTCTGATTTTTTCCTGTTTCGACATACTACTTAACCTCCTCGTTCATTTCATGAATGAACTGCTCCGTGGAAATTCCCCTGCATGGCAGGCCACCTTCCACTTCATAGTTTCTTGAACGGAGTTCAGGCGTTTTTCCGTAAACATCCTGAAACGTTCAGCCTTTAAATAATACTATTATTTTTTCATCGCCGCAACTATTTTATAAAAAATTTATTTTTATCCCTGAGCTTTCAATTCATCCGATAAGCACTGGTTTTTATCACATCTATTTTCATGAATGTATCAAAAACACGCCTCCGTGTGTGTACTCCCCTGCTCTAAAATTCCATAATTTTTTATAAACTAAGATACATTCACTTTATATTTTGCTTTTTGACAAGATCGAACACTTTTTATTTCTTTCTTTATCCTTTTATATACTTCTATTTAATATATAAAGAGATTTTTTCCTGAGAACCACTCCTCTTTTGAATACGTTCATACACAAAAGAACGCAAAAAGACCGCAAGGGA from Dialister invisus DSM 15470 includes:
- the rpsJ gene encoding 30S ribosomal protein S10, translated to MSKQEKIRIRLKGYDHKAIDQSAAKIVETAKRTGSTVSGPIPLPTEKNVYTILRSPHVNKDSREQFEMRIHKRLIDILDPSKKTADALMRLELPAGVSIEIKV